The nucleotide sequence TTACGTCGGCGCGCATAGGCGGGTGATGCATAAACACCAGAAGGTTGTTGTGGCGCAGAGCCGCTACGTACTCCCGCAACCAGGTCCACTGCTCGGGCGACATTTCGCCTTTGGCGGTGTCCAGAAACAGGACCGGGCGCCCTTCGAGGGGCAGCGCATAATACAGCTCCGTACCGCGCAGATCATGCGTTCGGTTGAACACCTCAGCCATCATCACCGAATCGTCGTGATTGCCCGCAATGACGTAATACGGAAACGGCAGTTTATCCAACTGCTCTTTCACCCATTTGTAAGTGGCGCGGTCGCCGGTCTGTTTGCAGATGTCTCCGCCAATGACCAGGCCATTCGGCTTTATCTCGGGCAGGAACGCCAGCGCGTCAAGGAAATTCCGCCGGACGTCGACACCCTGAGGCTTTTCGCCATGGGCGCCGATGTGCGGGTCTGTAATGAAGGCAATACGCATCCGACCTGATGATTACGTTGAATGACTGATGGTTTGACTGTGATAAGCAATGCACTCAATGAATCAACTCAATCCCGGTTCAGACGGTTTTGGCTTCGTTCCAGTACACGTCCATTTCGGCCAGGGTCATCTCGCTTAAGGCCTTGCCATTGGCTCTGGCCCGCTCCTCTAAATACTGAAAGCGTTTGATAAACTTCTTGTTTGTCCGTTCGAGGGCGGTTTCCGGATTAATATCGATGAACCGGGCGTAATTGACGAGGGAAAACAGCAGATCACCAAATTCGCCTTCGGCCCGCTGCCGGTCAACGACCTCATCGGTATCGGCGTTGAACTCAGCCTTGAACTCCTGCATTTCTTCTTCTACTTTCTCCCAGACCTGCTGTTTTTCTTCCCAGTCGAAGCCCGCACCCCGCGCTTTTTCCTGAATCCGCATGGCCTTCACGAGCGCCGGCAGTGACCCCGGCACGCCACCCAGCACCGACCGGTTGCCTTCTTTCAGCTTAAGCTGCTCCCAGTTAGCTTTCACCTGCTCTTCGGTTTCGGCTACCGTATCGCCATAGATGTGCGGATGGCGACTGATAAGTTTTTCGCAGATGCCGTTCAGCACGTCAGCCATATCGAACTGGCCGGTTTCGGAGGCTATTTTAGCGTAGAAAATCAGGTGCAATTGAATATCGCCCAGCTCTTTGCGGATCTCGGGCAGATCATTTTCCAGAATGGCGTCGGAGAGTTCGTAGGTTTCTTCGATGGTCAGGTGACGCAGGCTTTCCAGCGTTTGTTTACGGTCCCAGGGGCATTGCGCCCGCAGTTCGTCCATAATGGTCAGCAGCCGGTCAAACGCCATCAGTTGCTCCTGACGGCGGGGCGGTAAATCTTGAAATTGCTTCGATTGGCTCATAAACCAATAAGGTTTCCAGCGCCCGATTGGTTTGCAGGAAGCAAAATCTTATATAGATTTCCTACGGTGATGAGCCTATTTGCCTGTAGTAGACGGTTAAATTTTAGTCATTCGTTTCACCAGCCGGCCGGTATCGGTCTGCAGACTATACAGATAATGACCGGGTGCAAAGCCAGAACCACGAAGCGGCACGATATAATTTCCGGCTTCAAACTGTCCTTCGCGCAGCACAGTCAGCTCACGCCCCTGCATATCAAATACCGTCAGGCGGACGGCCTGGGCCTGTTGAAGCGTAAACTGAATTTCGGTTGTGTCGGCGAAGGGGTTGGGCGTGTTTTGCCCCAGCGCGAAGAGACCTTCTGTAACGACCAGGGCGGGGGTCTGCCGGAAAATAGGCAACGTCTCAAAATCGCGGCCTAAAATTTCCTGCGTCGTGGCAGCATCAGCGCCGAGGTGGTCGCGCAACACGCTGGCGTACACCTGTCGGAAGTCGTTTTTAAACTTCACATCGCCATTACCGTCGAGGTCATTCAGAACGGGCGCCGTGCCGACTACCCCACCCCGTACCGGTTTACCAATAACGAACAATGGGGCCGCCGAACCATGATCCGTACCGGTGGTGCCGTTCTGGCTAACGCGCCGACCGAACTCCGAGAACGTCATCACCGTAACTCGGTCGGCGAGGTTTTGCCGGCTGAGGTCTTTCTGAAACGCCAGCACGGCGTCGGCCACGGTTTTAAGCAACGTAGCGTGCTGACCATTGACCGGATTACCCGCCGTAACCTGATTGGCGTGGGTATCGAAGCCCGAAATCGTCGTCAGATAGACCGGTGTTGTCAGTCCGCCCGCAATCAGCTCGGCCACGATAGCCAGTTGCTTGCCCAGGTTCGTGTTCGGATAGGTTACTGCGTTCTTACCGACGTCGGCTTTCTTCTTGATAATGTCGGAATACTGAATCGACTGGGCGGCTATTTGCCGCAGAAAGCGCAGTTCTTCGCCCGCCACCGTATTCGGAATAGGATCGGTATCAGCACTGCTGCCTTTCACCAGTTGATAAAACGCATCGGGGTTATCAAACACCGTTCCCAGCGAACCAAGCTGGCTCTGAAACAGCAGCGACTCTACCGAGCCAAGCTGCACGGCCATGGGCTGATCGGGTAAGGAAACGGGATATGCCGGATTTAGCCGGGTCAGGTACCGCCCGGCCCAGCCTTCATTCAGCATCTGCTCTGAATCTGAGCCAGACAGCCAGATATCGGTCGAGCGGAAATGCGACCGGTTCGGCGACTGGTAACCGACATTCTCGACAATAGTTAGCTGATTGTTGCCATACAGCTCCTGAAACGCGCTCAAGGCCGGATGCAGCCCAAGCTGGGCGGTCAATTTCAGGACTTTCTCTTTCGGGATAGCAATGGCCGGACGCTTCTGGTAATAAATGTCGTTCTCAAAGGGCACCACCGTGTTCAGACCATCATTCCCCCCCTGCATCTGAACCAGAACCAGAATAGTACCCCGCCCGGCCGTCTGCTCCCAACCGGGGACGTCGGCCAGAAACGGACTATGGGCGTAAGCCCGTACCGGAACGCCCTGCAAACCAAAGGTTACGCCCCCCGTCAGCAATCCCAGTTGTCGAAGAAAGTCTTTTCGGTTCATTGGTTAAAGAGTGAAAGAGCGAATGAGTGAAAGAATGATTAGGTGGGAGCGGAAGACTGGAGAGTGAGTAGGTAAATGAGCGGTTCTATAGCTATAATCAGTCTCCAGTCAATCACTCATTCACTCATTCAGGTTAGCTGGTACTCTGGCTGGCGCATCACGGCTTTCAGGAATTTCTGGATGCGAATGTCGGCCATGGGCGTGTTGGTAGACCAGTTGGCCGCAATGGTCCCGTCCAGCAGCGTCTCGAGCAGGAACTTTCGTTTAGTATCGCTCAGCGGAAACCGCAGCAGAAGACCCGTTACATCGTTAACAAACTGGATAGCATTCTCCGAACTCGCATAACTGCGGGCATAGTCGAGCGCATTCAGCGAACCCGCCAACATTTGCCCATTGCTTTTACGGCCATTGACGAGCGAG is from Spirosoma taeanense and encodes:
- a CDS encoding DUF1501 domain-containing protein, translating into MNRKDFLRQLGLLTGGVTFGLQGVPVRAYAHSPFLADVPGWEQTAGRGTILVLVQMQGGNDGLNTVVPFENDIYYQKRPAIAIPKEKVLKLTAQLGLHPALSAFQELYGNNQLTIVENVGYQSPNRSHFRSTDIWLSGSDSEQMLNEGWAGRYLTRLNPAYPVSLPDQPMAVQLGSVESLLFQSQLGSLGTVFDNPDAFYQLVKGSSADTDPIPNTVAGEELRFLRQIAAQSIQYSDIIKKKADVGKNAVTYPNTNLGKQLAIVAELIAGGLTTPVYLTTISGFDTHANQVTAGNPVNGQHATLLKTVADAVLAFQKDLSRQNLADRVTVMTFSEFGRRVSQNGTTGTDHGSAAPLFVIGKPVRGGVVGTAPVLNDLDGNGDVKFKNDFRQVYASVLRDHLGADAATTQEILGRDFETLPIFRQTPALVVTEGLFALGQNTPNPFADTTEIQFTLQQAQAVRLTVFDMQGRELTVLREGQFEAGNYIVPLRGSGFAPGHYLYSLQTDTGRLVKRMTKI
- a CDS encoding metallophosphoesterase family protein; its protein translation is MRIAFITDPHIGAHGEKPQGVDVRRNFLDALAFLPEIKPNGLVIGGDICKQTGDRATYKWVKEQLDKLPFPYYVIAGNHDDSVMMAEVFNRTHDLRGTELYYALPLEGRPVLFLDTAKGEMSPEQWTWLREYVAALRHNNLLVFMHHPPMRADVMYMDQHDPFRQSDEFYDLVKDLTCHIVVVCGHYHVEKTVQRSNLLALITPSTYLQMKHDPPSVVIDNYGIAVREINLTSHGTNSTVHYINLAKTIG
- the mazG gene encoding nucleoside triphosphate pyrophosphohydrolase; amino-acid sequence: MSQSKQFQDLPPRRQEQLMAFDRLLTIMDELRAQCPWDRKQTLESLRHLTIEETYELSDAILENDLPEIRKELGDIQLHLIFYAKIASETGQFDMADVLNGICEKLISRHPHIYGDTVAETEEQVKANWEQLKLKEGNRSVLGGVPGSLPALVKAMRIQEKARGAGFDWEEKQQVWEKVEEEMQEFKAEFNADTDEVVDRQRAEGEFGDLLFSLVNYARFIDINPETALERTNKKFIKRFQYLEERARANGKALSEMTLAEMDVYWNEAKTV